A genomic region of Pararge aegeria chromosome 11, ilParAegt1.1, whole genome shotgun sequence contains the following coding sequences:
- the LOC120627441 gene encoding nose resistant to fluoxetine protein 6-like, whose translation MELNISLLVLISVFAFSNGRLVIDEDNSRTFDKDLYDRVLDSEECEKQMAFLRTNDSNLYGRFLDSGMRTPRGLFMLSGADLGDYYQCLGIEEKRQDMNIQGKYCFLQIPFNQTIEVPFAEEYIILPRRDFTNMKIVHFDNGIISEAQSFAVGKRDNINRVEVQDVISKAAMNVAICIPKVCTSLQFTQRSFNLSSIGFQFEEQFCRLPNDKPWVPVDYVAIVIFSLIALLTVLGTAYDITHLFILKKDPKSAIIYIRMFSVYTNTRRLVTFAPNANALDCLDGVRSISMMWVIVGHAFSMHNFNYNLLDGIKWVTSGDAVWVSTGLFSVDSFFLMAGLLLVYTSVGKMSGTTFLKRLHVFYINRLLRMFPLLASLVLLEASVFHRMVDGPYWVEVARNAERCRTFWWTTLLHVQNYVNPDDICIRHSWYIAIDIQLHIVSPLVLFWVLGSNKKAAWSALVSGLLAILAASTIWNFMKDMPATNMTIPRLEEQPFYMRNYYMNALTRGSPFFVGMIVGYILNIYKGQEIRLKKSFMLVSWTIALGLIASGFYTSYLVMQLDWDNQVGDNLFNSFMRALWAIGLGWIIFACAKGYGGPINWLLTLSIWKIPARISFAMYLYHYPIMFLVAGMQLSPQFFSQGARIFDFMAFLVISVWVSYLVTVVIDAPFSTVIKMVIGAGQKKRSPRTEKVADLSKPSALPEKDRSLLENNIILTTLQKDDHILEKNDLSLQRNGPLLEKRDLQLQQNGPISEKDDLCVEKNGRVKNDLESNISLKEESVKHLDKNEVLVRAQLDSDLETKEVSKF comes from the exons ATGGAGTTAAATATTTCACTTTTAGTTTTGATCAGTGTTTTCGCTTTTTCAAATGGCCGTTTAGTTATAGATGAAGATAACAGTCGTACTTTTGATAAAGACCTCTATGACAGAGTATTAGATTCTGAAGAATGTGAGAAGCAAATGGCGTTTCTGCGGACAAACGACTCAAATCTGTACGGACGAT tCTTGGATTCGGGAATGAGAACACCAAGAGGGTTGTTTATGTTGAGTGGCGCTGACCTTGGGGACTACTATCAATGTCTTGGAATAGAAGAAAAGAGACAAGATATGAATATCCAAGGAAAATATTGCTTCCTTCAAATACCTTTTAATCAAACCATCGAGGTACCGTTTGCAGAAGAGTACATTATTTTACCACGACGTGACTTCACTAATATGAAAATTGTACACTTTGATAATGGAATAATTTCTGAAGCACAAAGTTTTGCAGTTGGGAAAAGAGATAACAT AAACCGTGTCGAAGTTCAAGATGTCATCTCAAAAGCTGCAATGAACGTGGCCATTTGCATACCCAAAGTTTGTACCTCGCTACAATTTACACAGCGGAGTTTCAATTTGAGCTCCATAGGTTTCCAATTTGAGGAACAATTTTGTCGTCTACCCAATGACAAGCCTTGGGTACCTGTTGATTACGTAGCTAT CGTCATTTTCTCCTTAATTGCGCTCTTAACAGTGCTTGGTACTGCGTACGATATCACTCACTTATTCATCTTAAAGAAGG ATCCAAAGAGCGCTATTATCTACATCCGCATGTTCTCAGTATACACAAATACTCGTCGTCTCGTAACATTTGCTCCAAACGCGAATGCGCTAGACTGTTTAGATGGAGTCAGATCTATTTCTATGATGTGGGTTATCGTGGGCCACGCCTTCTCCATGCACAACTTCAATTACAATCTCTTGGATGGAATTAAA TGGGTAACTTCCGGAGACGCAGTTTGGGTATCAACGGGGCTCTTCTCAGTTGATTCGTTCTTCCTAATGGCAGGACTTTTGCTCGTCTACACTTCCGTTGGAAAGATGTCTGGAA cTACATTTCTGAAACGCTTACATGTATTCTACATAAATCGTCTTTTACGAATGTTCCCGCTGTTAGCTTCGCTAGTTCTTCTAGAAGCTTCTGTATTCCACCGCATGGTAGACGGTCCATATTGGGTCGAAGTTGCCCGTAACGCAGAAAGATGTCGAACTTTTTGGTGGACAACGTTATTACATGTTCAGAACTATGTAAACCCCGATGATATT tgTATACGTCATTCTTGGTACATCGCCATTGATATCCAACTACACATTGTATCGCCACTCGTCCTATTTTGGGTTCTTGGGAGTAATAAGAAGGCAGCATGGTCTGCTCTAGTATCTGGATTGCTAGCAATTCTTGCCGCATCCACTATATGGAACTTTATGAAGGACATGCCCGCTACTAATATGACAATTCC ACGCTTAGAAGAACAGCCTTTCTACATGAGAAATTACTATATGAATGCTTTAACACGAGGTTCCCCATTCTTCGTGGGCATGATTGTTGGCTACATCCTAAACATCTACAAAGGACAAGAAATTAGGTTAAAAAAG AGTTTCATGCTGGTTTCTTGGACAATAGCCCTTGGATTGATTGCATCTGGCTTCTACACCTCTTACTTAGTCATGCAACTTGACTGGGATAACCAGGTTGGAGATAATCTATTCAATTCCTTTATGCGAGCTCTATGGGCTATTGGACTAGGTTGGATTATCTTTGCCTGTGCTAAAGGTTATGGAG gCCCCATAAATTGGTTACTAACACTTTCGATCTGGAAGATCCCTGCTCGAATTTCATTTGCAATGTACCTGTATCATTACCCGATTATGTTTCTGGTGGCGGGTATGCAATTGTCGCCCCAGTTCTTCAGCCAAGGTGCAAGG ATATTTGACTTCATGGCGTTTTTAGTGATCTCAGTGTGGGTTTCATACTTAGTCACTGTGGTTATTGATGCGCCTTTCTCTACTGTTATCAAAATGGTCATAGGAGcag gtCAAAAGAAACGCAGTCCGCGAACGGAAAAAGTTGCGGATTTATCAAAACCATCAGCGTTGCCTGAAAAGGACAGATCACTGTTagaaaataacattatattaacAACTCTTCAAAAAGACGACCATATTTTAGAAAAGAATGACCTTTCACTGCAGAGGAATGGACCTCTTCTAGAAAAAAGAGACCTTCAATTGCAGCAGAATGGACCAATATCAGAGAAAGATGATTTATGCGTAGAAAAGAATGGACGTGTTAAAAATGATTTGGAGAGTAATATATCCTTAAAAGAAGAAAGTGTTAAGCATTTGGATAAAAACGAGGTTTTGGTTAGAGCACAATTGGACAGTGATTTAGAAACGAAGGAAGTTTCCAAATTTTGA